In Daucus carota subsp. sativus chromosome 4, DH1 v3.0, whole genome shotgun sequence, one DNA window encodes the following:
- the LOC108217429 gene encoding heat shock cognate 70 kDa protein 2 → MAEYGPAVGIDLGTTYSCVGVWQQYRVQIIVNDQGNRTTSSCVAFTDTERFIGDAARNQVALNPENTIFDAKRLIGRKFTDSTVQSDLKVWPFKVIDKDNKPMIVVNYKGVEKLFSPEELSSMVLIKMKEIAENFLGKKIKDAVVTVPAHFNDSQRQATKDAGTIAGLNVLRILVEPTAAAVAYGLDQKLTNTLTGEKIVLIFDLGGGTFDVSLLKIKKDIFEVLATAGDTHLGGEDFDNRMVNHFVEEIKMKHNKDISVNAKALRRLRNHCERAKRILSCNAMTTIDIDSLYEGIDYTGKISRAKFEDLNMDMFRSCLDIVEKCLEDGGMEKSRVHDVVLVGGSTRIPKVQQLLQEFFDGNELCKSINPDEAVACGAAIQAAVLSGATENIIRDIVLLDVSPLSLGVDMEGEVMSIIIPRNTTIPTSKQSHYNNSCDYQKSILFKVYEGERPCSKDNNLLGELRLNGIPSGLRDEVKASVTFDIDLNGVLHVTAECKINGVKTNATITNDKGRLAANEIERMTRDAETYRAEDELFMKNIKAMNAYEDYAYNMRSAIRAAGNLNSATKKKAENAIKEAIQWVNANRSAEAAEYNSRKSDLGAFFNSMIPSHTGIKIEEVE, encoded by the exons AGAACTACATCATCTTGTGTTGCTTTTACTGATACAGAGCGTTTTATTGGCGATGCGGCTAGAAATCAGGTTGCCCTCAATCCGGAAAACACCATCTTTG ATGCTAAGAGGTTAATAGGAAGGAAATTCACAGATTCAACCGTACAAAGTGACCTGAAGGTCTGGCCATTTAAGGTGATTGATAAGGACAACAAACCAATGATAGTTGTAAATTACAAAGGTGTGGAGAAACTGTTTTCTCCTGAGGAGCTGTCTTCAATGGTTCTTATTAAGATGAAGGAAATCGCTGAAAATTTTTtgggaaagaaaataaaagatgcTGTTGTCACTGTTCCTGCACACTTCAATGACTCGCAGCGCCAGGCTACAAAAGATGCAGGAACAATAGCTGGCCTCAATGTGTTGCGTATCCTTGTTGAGCCTACAGCTGCTGCCGTAGCTTATGGTCTTGATCAAAAGCTTACAAATACTTTGACTGGGGAGAAAATCGTGCTCATTTTTGATCTGGGTGGCGGTACTTTTGATGTTTCTTTACTTAAGATCAAAAAGGATATATTTGAAGTACTGGCTACAGCAGGGGACACTCACCTTGGAGGAGAAGACTTTGACAATCGTATGGTaaaccattttgttgaggaaaTTAAAATGAAGCACAATAAAGACATTAGCGTCAATGCTAAAGCTTTAAGAAGACTGAGAAATCATTGTGAGAGGGCAAAGAGGATTCTTTCTTGTAATGCCATGACAACTATTGATATAGATTCTTTGTACGAGGGAATTGATTACACTGGAAAAATCAGCCGTGCAAAATTTGAGGATTTAAACATGGATATGTTTAGAAGTTGTTTGGATATTGTGGAGAAGTGTCTCGAAGATGGGGGGATGGAGAAGAGCAGGGTCCATGATGTTGTTCTTGTGGGTGGATCTACTAGAATTCCCAAAGTGCAGCAGCTATTGCAAGAATTTTTTGATGGGAACGAACTCTGCAAGAGTATTAATCCAGATGAGGCTGTTGCTTGTGGTGCTGCTATACAAGCTGCTGTACTAAGTGGTGCAACtgaaaatattatcagagaTATAGTGCTGCTTGATGTTAGTCCTCTTTCACTTGGAGTTGACATGGAGGGTGAAGTGATGAGTATCATAATTCCAAGAAACACAACAATTCCTACCAGCAAACAAAGCCATTACAATAATTCTTGTGATTACCAGAAATCCATCTTGTTTAAAGTGTACGAGGGTGAGAGACCGTGTTCCAAAGATAACAACTTACTGGGTGAACTAAGACTCAATGGCATACCTTCTGGCCTGAGGGATGAAGTTAAAGCTAGTGTTACGTTTGACATTGATCTAAATGGGGTGTTACATGTTACCGCGGAGTGTAAGATTAATGGGGTGAAGACGAATGCAACAATAACCAACGACAAGGGAAGACTTGCAGCAAATGAGATTGAGAGGATGACACGAGATGCTGAGACTTACAGAGCTGAAGATGAGTTgtttatgaaaaatatcaagGCAATGAATGCATACGAAGATTATGCATATAACATGAGGAGTGCCATTAGAGCTGCAGGCAATCTTAACTCAGCAACTAAGAAGAAGGCGGAGAATGCTATCAAGGAGGCTATTCAGTGGGTTAATGCTAATAGGAGTGCTGAAGCTGCTGAGTACAACTCTAGAAAGAGTGACCTCGGAGCTTTTTTCAATTCTATGATTCCAAGCCATACAGGCATCAAGATTGAGGAAGTTGAATAA
- the LOC108215840 gene encoding large ribosomal subunit protein eL21z/eL21y: MPAGHGLRSRTRDSFSRAFRKKGTIHLSTYLRTYHIGDYVDIKVNGAIHKGMPHKFYHGRTGQVWNVTKRAIGVEINKQVGNRIIRKRIHVRIEHVMPSRCTEEVKLRKKKNDQLKAEAKARGEVISTKRQPEGPKPGFMVEGATLETVTPIPYDVVNDLKGGY, encoded by the exons ATGCCGGCTGGACATGGACTGAGGTCGAGGACCCGAGACTCGTTCTCTCGGGCATTCAGGAAGAAGGGTACGATCCATCTATCCACGTACCTCAGGACTTACCACATCGGCGATTACGTCGATATTAAGGTCAATGGTGCTATCCACAAGGGTATGCCCCACAAGTTCTACCATGGCCGCACTGGTCAGGTCTGGAATGTCACCAAGCGTGCTATTGGTGTTGAAATCAACAAACAG GTAGGAAACAGGATCATCCGAAAGAGGATTCATGTCCGTATTGAGCATGTTATGCCTTCCAGATGCACCGAGGAAGTCAAGCTaaggaagaagaagaatgaTCAGTTGAAGGCTGAGGCCAAGGCCAGAGGTGAAGTTATTAGTACCAAGAGGCAGCCTGAGGGTCCGAAGCCTGGTTTCATGGTTGAAGGAGCTACATTGGAGACGGTCACTCCTATTCCTTATGATGTGGTTAATGATCTCAAAGGAGGATATTAA